A single genomic interval of Amycolatopsis albispora harbors:
- a CDS encoding sugar ABC transporter substrate-binding protein, with amino-acid sequence MRRTKTLALFAAAASVTIALAGCGANTEAPSAGSSGTPAAGQQPATGGAKVGVVLPETATSARWEGFDKPMIEEALRAAGLDPDVQNAQGDVQKFSTLADGMIAQGVKVLIIASINSEVGNAVATKARNAGIPTIDYDRLNLGGSSDYYVSFDNEKVGELQGQALADALKEKPGAQVIEIEGAPTDNNATLFYNGQQRVLGPLYTSGALKLVQKQAIDNWDNQKGGATFEQILTGNGGKVDGVVAANDGLAGAIITVLKKNGLNGSVPVTGQDATADGLKNILRGDQYMTVFKPIKEEADAAAKLAAALAKGDKAAADAIATGTARDDKGGRDVKSVLLTPQTVLKADIKKVVDQGYVKAAEICAGDLQPACAELGIQ; translated from the coding sequence ATGCGCAGGACAAAGACTCTTGCCCTCTTCGCTGCGGCGGCGAGCGTCACGATCGCACTCGCGGGCTGCGGCGCCAACACGGAGGCGCCCTCGGCCGGGTCGAGCGGCACCCCGGCCGCCGGGCAGCAGCCCGCCACCGGTGGCGCGAAGGTCGGCGTGGTGCTGCCGGAGACGGCGACCTCGGCCCGCTGGGAAGGCTTCGACAAGCCGATGATCGAGGAGGCGCTGCGTGCCGCCGGTCTCGACCCCGACGTGCAGAACGCCCAGGGTGACGTGCAGAAGTTCAGCACGCTGGCCGACGGCATGATCGCCCAGGGCGTCAAGGTGCTGATCATCGCCTCGATCAACAGCGAGGTCGGCAACGCGGTGGCGACCAAGGCGCGCAACGCCGGCATCCCCACCATCGACTACGACCGCCTCAACCTCGGCGGCAGCTCCGACTACTACGTCTCGTTCGACAACGAGAAGGTCGGCGAGTTGCAGGGCCAGGCGCTGGCCGACGCGCTCAAGGAGAAGCCGGGCGCGCAGGTCATCGAGATCGAGGGCGCGCCGACGGACAACAACGCGACCCTGTTCTACAACGGCCAGCAGCGCGTGCTCGGCCCGCTCTACACCTCGGGCGCGCTGAAGCTGGTGCAGAAGCAGGCCATCGACAACTGGGACAACCAGAAGGGTGGCGCCACCTTCGAGCAGATCCTGACCGGCAACGGCGGCAAGGTCGACGGTGTGGTCGCCGCGAACGACGGCCTGGCCGGCGCGATCATCACCGTGCTGAAGAAGAACGGCCTCAACGGCTCCGTCCCGGTCACCGGCCAGGACGCCACCGCCGACGGCCTGAAGAACATCCTCCGCGGTGACCAGTACATGACCGTGTTCAAGCCGATCAAGGAGGAGGCCGACGCCGCCGCCAAGCTGGCCGCCGCGCTGGCCAAGGGCGACAAGGCGGCCGCCGACGCGATCGCCACCGGCACCGCCCGCGACGACAAGGGCGGCCGCGACGTCAAGTCGGTGCTGCTCACCCCGCAGACCGTGCTCAAGGCCGACATCAAGAAGGTGGTCGACCAGGGTTACGTGAAGGCGGCGGAGATCTGCGCCGGCGACCTGCAGCCCGCCTGCGCCGAACTCGGCATCCAGTAG
- a CDS encoding pseudouridine-5'-phosphate glycosidase, with the protein MTDYLTVAPEVADALADGNPVVALESTILSHGLPPGRNLKVAAELEAAVRGAGAVPATIAVLDGRAVIGLSPAELERVCAEDAGLDKLSWRDLGPALALGGSGATTVASTSALAHAAGIGVFGTGGLGGVHLPLPGASTTWDVSADLGALSRLPVLVVCSGVKSILDIAATLEVLETNSVPVLGYRTGEFPAFYRRSSGYEVNWRVDDAAQAAAAVAAHRRLTGSAVLLANPIPAEFEMDAALHDRLLAEGLELLREREVLGSDVTPVLLEHFHTASGGVSLDANEALVVSNVRLAAEVAVELSA; encoded by the coding sequence GTGACCGATTACCTGACCGTGGCCCCCGAAGTGGCCGACGCCCTCGCCGACGGCAATCCCGTGGTGGCGCTGGAAAGCACGATCCTCTCGCACGGCCTGCCGCCCGGCCGGAACCTCAAGGTGGCCGCCGAACTGGAGGCCGCGGTGCGCGGGGCGGGCGCGGTGCCCGCCACCATCGCCGTGCTGGACGGCCGCGCGGTGATCGGCCTCTCCCCCGCCGAACTGGAGCGGGTCTGCGCCGAGGACGCCGGGCTGGACAAGCTGTCCTGGCGCGACCTCGGCCCGGCGCTGGCACTGGGTGGTTCGGGCGCGACCACGGTGGCGAGCACTTCGGCGCTGGCGCACGCCGCGGGCATCGGCGTGTTCGGCACCGGCGGCCTCGGCGGGGTGCACCTGCCGCTGCCCGGCGCGAGCACCACCTGGGACGTCTCCGCCGATCTCGGCGCGCTGTCCCGGTTGCCGGTGCTGGTGGTCTGCTCCGGGGTCAAGTCCATTTTGGACATCGCGGCCACGCTGGAGGTGCTGGAGACGAACTCGGTGCCGGTGCTCGGTTACCGCACCGGCGAGTTCCCCGCGTTCTACCGGCGGTCGTCCGGGTACGAGGTGAACTGGCGGGTGGACGACGCCGCGCAGGCCGCCGCCGCGGTCGCCGCGCACCGGCGGCTCACCGGTTCCGCGGTGCTGCTGGCGAACCCGATCCCCGCGGAGTTCGAAATGGACGCCGCGCTCCACGACCGGCTGCTCGCCGAAGGGCTCGAGCTGCTGCGTGAGCGCGAGGTGCTCGGTTCGGACGTCACGCCGGTGCTGCTGGAGCACTTCCACACCGCCAGCGGCGGGGTGAGCCTGGACGCGAACGAGGCGCTGGTGGTGTCGAACGTGCGGCTCGCCGCCGAGGTGGCCGTGGAGCTGAGCGCATGA
- a CDS encoding YihY/virulence factor BrkB family protein: protein MNTAEDAADPDPDAERAPAPPPARKRPLRLIQRTLNKAWDGNIFSESAEAAFWQTLSLPPLLLGLLGSLGFIGDWFGQGVVTAVHDRIIAFCAQIFSSDVVTRIIEPTVNDILTIGKGEIVSIGFLISLWAGSSAMSSFVDAITVAHGQYGVRNEVWQRIFALLLYLVMLVFLVVGLPVIAIGPDLLPEFFPDPWQPTVREWIGTLYFPVLGALLVLALATLYKLALPRKLPWHRGLPGAVLAMAIFLLSSVGLRIYISWITTTGYTYGALATPIAFLLFTFFIGLAVVGGAYFNSAIQELWPAKMTRRQRRKWRRLEMERASERLRTEEGRKLWERTTIPLRRPRKQEDRQDPEPEGDREAPADHPPRPAETPPSSQSRT, encoded by the coding sequence ATGAACACAGCCGAGGACGCCGCAGACCCGGACCCGGACGCCGAGCGGGCTCCGGCGCCCCCGCCTGCCCGCAAGCGGCCGCTGCGGTTGATCCAGCGCACGCTGAACAAGGCGTGGGACGGCAACATCTTCTCCGAGTCCGCCGAGGCCGCGTTCTGGCAGACGCTCTCGCTGCCGCCGCTGCTGCTCGGCCTGCTCGGCAGCCTCGGCTTCATCGGCGACTGGTTCGGCCAGGGCGTGGTGACCGCCGTGCACGACCGGATCATCGCCTTCTGCGCGCAGATCTTCAGCTCCGACGTGGTCACCAGGATCATCGAGCCGACGGTCAACGACATACTGACCATCGGGAAGGGCGAGATCGTCTCGATCGGCTTCCTGATCTCGCTGTGGGCGGGTTCCTCGGCGATGTCCTCGTTCGTCGACGCGATCACCGTGGCGCACGGCCAGTACGGCGTGCGCAACGAGGTCTGGCAGCGGATCTTCGCGCTGCTGCTCTACCTGGTGATGCTGGTGTTCCTGGTGGTCGGGCTGCCGGTGATCGCGATCGGGCCGGACCTGCTGCCCGAGTTCTTCCCGGATCCATGGCAGCCGACCGTGCGCGAGTGGATCGGCACGTTGTACTTCCCGGTGCTCGGCGCGCTGCTGGTGCTCGCGCTGGCCACGCTGTACAAGCTGGCGCTGCCGCGCAAGCTGCCGTGGCACCGGGGCCTGCCGGGCGCGGTGCTGGCGATGGCGATCTTCCTGCTGTCCAGTGTGGGCCTGCGGATCTACATCTCGTGGATCACCACCACCGGCTACACCTACGGCGCGCTGGCCACGCCGATCGCCTTCCTGCTGTTCACCTTCTTCATCGGGCTCGCGGTGGTCGGCGGCGCCTACTTCAACAGCGCCATCCAGGAGTTGTGGCCGGCCAAGATGACCCGGCGGCAGCGGCGCAAGTGGCGGCGGCTGGAGATGGAGCGGGCCAGCGAGCGCCTGCGCACCGAGGAGGGCCGCAAGCTCTGGGAGCGGACCACCATCCCGTTGCGGCGCCCGCGCAAGCAGGAGGACCGCCAGGACCCCGAGCCCGAAGGTGACCGGGAAGCACCGGCCGACCACCCGCCGCGACCGGCCGAAACCCCGCCCTCATCCCAAAGTAGGACGTGA
- a CDS encoding sporulation protein encodes MFQKVLASFGSGGARLDARLTERAVQPGRPLRGEVLLFGGEVDQEINALGIRLIARVEIPSDRGEPEIGDLGFGDQHLAGNEVIRPGQQVRLPFEIALPWETPISSVFGKPLAGIAVGVQTSLDLAGSVSDPRDVDAASVEPLPAQKRILDAMSRIGFTFAGAALEKGRINGVTQQLPFFQEIRFSPSPRFAPVFDSVAVTFLSNPTETTVVLEVVKRVRVSKTGGFGGRGQEFLGSFKVDHANLERVPWEKQLEGWLHEVAKARGIFD; translated from the coding sequence ATGTTCCAGAAGGTGCTTGCCAGCTTCGGCTCCGGTGGCGCGCGGCTCGACGCGCGGCTGACCGAGCGCGCGGTCCAGCCGGGCCGTCCGCTCCGCGGTGAGGTTCTGCTGTTCGGCGGGGAAGTCGATCAGGAGATCAACGCGCTGGGCATCCGGCTGATCGCCAGGGTGGAGATCCCGTCGGACCGCGGTGAGCCGGAGATCGGCGACCTCGGCTTCGGCGACCAGCACCTGGCAGGCAACGAGGTCATCCGGCCCGGCCAGCAGGTCCGGCTGCCGTTCGAGATCGCGCTGCCGTGGGAGACGCCGATCAGCAGCGTGTTCGGCAAGCCGCTGGCCGGGATCGCGGTCGGCGTGCAGACCAGCCTCGACCTGGCGGGCAGCGTGTCGGACCCGCGTGACGTGGACGCCGCCTCGGTCGAGCCGCTGCCCGCGCAGAAGCGCATTCTCGACGCGATGAGCCGGATCGGCTTCACCTTCGCCGGCGCGGCGCTGGAGAAGGGCCGGATCAACGGCGTCACCCAGCAGCTGCCGTTCTTCCAGGAGATCCGGTTCAGCCCGTCACCGCGGTTCGCGCCGGTCTTCGACTCGGTGGCGGTCACCTTCCTGTCGAACCCGACCGAGACCACCGTGGTGCTCGAGGTGGTCAAGCGGGTCCGGGTGAGCAAGACCGGCGGCTTCGGCGGGCGCGGGCAGGAGTTCCTCGGCTCGTTCAAGGTCGACCACGCGAACCTCGAGCGGGTGCCGTGGGAGAAGCAACTCGAAGGCTGGCTGCACGAAGTGGCCAAGGCACGCGGGATCTTCGACTGA
- a CDS encoding IS110 family transposase, with protein MVVIGIDPHKSSHTAVAVDQTGRRLGQKTVTADPDGLLRLRSWATQFGTGPRWAVEDGRGVAGRLVRTLIGTGATVVWVPPTLMAACRASARTRGKSDPIDALAIARAALREPDLPTAHLDQTALDLRLLSDRRERLVNRRTASINQLRWHLHDLDPALDQTHPRLTGPRAQHTLTTALSTLPASVRRDLALDLLTEITTLTQQITQLEHQLRTRVQPLAPTLLAITGVSTVLAAKIIGETAGITRFRSPAAYAMHTGTAPIPTWTANKPHYRLNRGGNRQLNTCLHRIAITQLTHHPPARTYRDNWTKHHPHATTKAALRALKRHLANTIYRALTTDLT; from the coding sequence ATGGTGGTCATTGGCATCGATCCGCACAAGTCCAGCCACACCGCGGTCGCGGTCGATCAGACCGGCCGCCGCCTGGGGCAGAAAACCGTGACCGCCGACCCCGACGGGCTGCTGCGGCTGCGGTCCTGGGCCACCCAGTTCGGCACCGGGCCGCGCTGGGCGGTCGAAGACGGCCGCGGCGTGGCCGGGCGACTGGTCCGCACCCTGATCGGCACCGGCGCCACCGTGGTCTGGGTCCCACCCACACTGATGGCCGCCTGCCGCGCCAGCGCCCGCACCCGCGGTAAATCCGACCCGATCGACGCCCTGGCCATCGCCCGCGCCGCCCTGCGCGAACCCGACCTGCCCACCGCACACCTGGACCAGACCGCCCTGGACCTGCGCCTGCTCTCCGACCGGCGCGAACGCCTGGTCAACCGCCGCACCGCCAGCATCAACCAACTGCGCTGGCACCTGCACGACCTCGACCCCGCCCTGGACCAGACCCACCCCCGCCTGACCGGGCCCCGCGCCCAGCACACCCTCACCACCGCCCTGTCCACCCTGCCCGCCAGCGTCCGCCGCGACCTCGCCCTGGACCTGCTCACCGAGATCACCACCCTGACCCAGCAGATCACCCAGCTCGAACACCAACTCCGCACCCGAGTCCAGCCCCTGGCCCCCACCCTGCTGGCCATCACCGGCGTCAGCACCGTCCTCGCCGCGAAAATCATCGGCGAAACCGCCGGCATCACCCGCTTCCGCTCACCCGCCGCCTACGCCATGCACACCGGCACCGCACCCATCCCCACCTGGACAGCCAACAAACCCCACTACCGCCTCAACCGCGGCGGCAACCGCCAACTCAACACCTGCCTCCACCGCATCGCCATCACCCAACTCACCCACCACCCACCCGCCCGCACCTACCGCGACAACTGGACCAAACACCACCCCCACGCCACCACCAAAGCCGCCCTCCGCGCCCTCAAACGCCACCTCGCCAACACCATCTACCGAGCACTCACCACCGACCTCACTTGA
- a CDS encoding DUF3039 domain-containing protein, with the protein MSTQTLPEVDTRPEGTDTTDDDAPKMFHYVKKNKIAESAVMGTHVVALCGEVFPVTKSPKPGSPVCPDCKKIYEGLRPGGDD; encoded by the coding sequence GTGAGTACGCAGACCTTGCCGGAAGTCGACACCCGTCCAGAGGGCACCGACACCACGGACGACGACGCCCCGAAGATGTTCCACTACGTGAAGAAGAACAAGATCGCCGAAAGCGCGGTCATGGGCACTCACGTGGTGGCGCTGTGCGGAGAGGTGTTCCCGGTGACGAAGTCGCCGAAGCCGGGTTCGCCGGTGTGCCCCGACTGCAAGAAGATCTACGAGGGCCTGCGCCCCGGCGGCGACGACTGA
- a CDS encoding efflux RND transporter permease subunit yields the protein MSALAKLSLRNRSLIGLLAILVLGFGALALPQLKQQLYPSLQLPSALVVTPYPGASPDAVDRQLTQPIEGGIQGITGVERITSTSAEGASTVVVRFAYGTDIDASVNQLQQAVNRLRPQLPDNSESTVSAGGTDDIPVVMLAASAPGDQQQFAERLNREVVPELRKITDVRDVDVTGAQEKTVTINVDYVKLAAAGVDPTALATTLKTAGVAVPAGTVEDGERTLSVEVGGGPVTVDSLRELQLSPRAKLGDVASVEATTAEAGSITRTNGKPSLGINVTMVADGSAVAVSEAVAEKLPELSRQVGAELTPVFDQGPQVAEAVSGLTTEGLLGLAFAVVVILLFLLSVRSTLVTAVSIPLSVVVALLALWAGDLSLNLLTLGALTIAVGRVVDDSIVVLENIKRHLGYGEGKQRAVLNGVREVAGAVTASTLTTVAVFLPIAFVGGMAGELFTPFSLTVTVALLASLLVSLTVVPVLAYWFLKPPKAAASAEEAEANLQRALEKERRGLLQRMYVPVIRFATRRRLTVVLLSLLIFAGTIGLTTKLETNFLDDGATTTTSLSQKFEPGTSLETREQAAIRVEQALAATGEVDKYQVTVGNDPLAAMFGGGGANTSTISITVKEGTDLDAFENRLRDTLNAQPGLGELEFGGPAAGPASDEVSVTVTAPDEAALRPAADAVERAFGEVSGLIAVTNDLATGMPRVQIEVNQVEAARRGLSATTIGQLANQAIAGQTVAQLPVDGTRTDVVLRTGDRPADAAAVAALPVPSATGIVRLDQVATVRTVDGPTQVKRTDGELSTTVSAKTTGSDLSAVTQELTGKLDALSLPGGAAYSLGGVSQEQNEAFAELGLAMLAAIAIVFLIMVATFRSLVQPLILLVSIPFAATGALGLLLLTGTALGLPALIGMLMLIGIVVTNAIVLIDLVNQYRDEGMGVAEAVVEGGRRRLRPILMTAAATIFALVPMALGLTGQGGFIGQPLAIVVIGGLVSSTVLTLVLVPTLYTMVEGGKERRRAKKAPRTEAPELAGAH from the coding sequence ATGTCCGCGCTGGCCAAGCTCAGCCTCCGCAACAGAAGCCTGATCGGGCTGCTGGCGATACTGGTACTCGGCTTCGGCGCGCTCGCGCTGCCGCAGCTCAAGCAACAGCTCTACCCGTCGCTGCAACTGCCGAGCGCGCTGGTGGTGACCCCGTACCCGGGTGCGTCACCCGACGCGGTGGACCGGCAGCTCACGCAGCCGATCGAGGGCGGCATCCAGGGCATCACCGGCGTGGAGCGGATCACCTCCACCTCCGCCGAGGGCGCGTCCACGGTGGTCGTCCGGTTCGCCTACGGCACCGACATCGACGCCTCGGTGAACCAGCTGCAGCAGGCGGTCAACCGGCTGCGCCCGCAGTTGCCGGACAACAGCGAGTCCACGGTGAGCGCCGGCGGCACCGACGACATCCCGGTGGTCATGCTGGCCGCCTCCGCACCCGGCGACCAGCAGCAGTTCGCCGAGCGGCTGAACCGCGAAGTGGTGCCCGAACTGCGCAAGATCACCGACGTGCGTGACGTTGACGTCACCGGTGCGCAGGAGAAAACGGTCACCATCAACGTCGACTACGTCAAGCTCGCGGCCGCGGGCGTGGACCCGACGGCATTGGCCACGACGCTCAAGACGGCCGGGGTGGCGGTCCCGGCGGGCACGGTCGAGGACGGCGAACGCACGCTCAGCGTGGAGGTCGGCGGCGGGCCGGTCACCGTGGACAGCCTGCGCGAGCTGCAGCTCTCCCCCAGGGCGAAGCTCGGTGACGTGGCGAGCGTGGAAGCCACCACCGCCGAGGCCGGGTCGATCACGCGCACGAACGGCAAGCCGAGCCTGGGCATCAACGTCACCATGGTCGCCGACGGCAGCGCGGTCGCGGTGTCCGAAGCGGTCGCGGAGAAGCTGCCCGAGCTGAGCCGGCAGGTCGGCGCCGAGCTGACCCCGGTCTTCGACCAGGGCCCGCAGGTGGCCGAGGCGGTCAGCGGGCTGACCACGGAGGGCCTGCTGGGGCTGGCCTTCGCGGTCGTGGTGATCCTGCTCTTCCTGCTGTCGGTGCGCTCCACGCTGGTCACCGCGGTGTCCATCCCGCTGTCGGTGGTGGTGGCGCTGCTCGCGCTGTGGGCCGGTGACCTCTCGCTCAACCTGCTCACCCTGGGCGCGCTGACCATCGCGGTCGGGCGCGTGGTGGACGACTCGATCGTGGTGCTGGAGAACATCAAGCGCCACCTCGGTTACGGCGAAGGCAAGCAACGCGCCGTGCTCAACGGCGTGCGTGAGGTGGCGGGCGCGGTGACCGCCTCCACGCTCACCACGGTCGCGGTGTTCCTGCCGATCGCCTTTGTCGGCGGCATGGCGGGTGAGCTGTTCACGCCGTTCTCGCTGACCGTCACCGTGGCGCTGCTGGCCTCGCTGCTGGTGTCGCTGACCGTGGTGCCGGTGCTGGCGTACTGGTTCCTCAAGCCGCCGAAGGCCGCGGCGTCGGCGGAGGAAGCCGAGGCGAACCTCCAGCGCGCGCTGGAGAAGGAGCGGCGCGGGCTGCTGCAGCGGATGTACGTGCCGGTGATCCGGTTCGCCACGCGGCGGCGGCTGACCGTGGTGCTGCTGTCCCTGCTGATCTTCGCGGGCACCATCGGGCTGACCACGAAGCTGGAGACGAACTTCCTCGACGACGGCGCCACCACCACGACCAGCCTCAGCCAGAAGTTCGAGCCGGGCACCAGCCTGGAAACCCGCGAACAGGCCGCGATCCGCGTCGAGCAGGCGCTCGCGGCCACCGGCGAGGTGGACAAGTACCAGGTCACCGTGGGCAACGACCCGCTCGCCGCGATGTTCGGCGGTGGCGGGGCGAACACCAGCACCATCAGCATCACGGTCAAGGAGGGCACCGATCTCGACGCTTTCGAGAACCGCCTGCGTGACACGCTGAACGCGCAGCCGGGCCTCGGCGAACTGGAGTTCGGCGGCCCGGCCGCCGGTCCGGCGTCGGACGAGGTGTCGGTGACCGTCACCGCGCCGGACGAGGCCGCGCTGCGCCCGGCCGCCGACGCGGTGGAACGGGCCTTCGGGGAGGTCTCCGGGCTGATCGCGGTGACCAACGACCTGGCCACCGGCATGCCGCGCGTGCAGATCGAGGTGAACCAGGTCGAGGCGGCCCGGCGCGGGCTGAGCGCGACCACCATCGGGCAGCTGGCGAACCAGGCCATCGCCGGGCAGACGGTGGCGCAGCTGCCGGTCGACGGCACCCGGACCGACGTGGTGCTGCGCACCGGCGACCGGCCCGCCGACGCGGCCGCGGTCGCCGCGCTGCCGGTGCCGTCCGCGACCGGGATCGTCCGGCTGGACCAGGTGGCAACCGTGCGCACGGTGGACGGGCCGACCCAGGTCAAGCGGACCGACGGTGAGCTGAGCACCACGGTCTCGGCGAAGACCACCGGCTCCGACCTGTCCGCGGTGACCCAGGAGCTGACCGGGAAGCTCGACGCGCTCTCGCTGCCCGGCGGCGCGGCCTACTCGCTCGGCGGGGTCAGCCAGGAGCAGAACGAGGCCTTCGCCGAACTCGGGCTGGCCATGCTGGCGGCGATCGCGATCGTCTTCCTGATCATGGTGGCCACCTTCCGCAGCCTGGTGCAGCCGCTGATCCTGCTGGTGTCCATCCCGTTCGCGGCCACCGGCGCGCTCGGCCTGCTGCTGCTCACCGGCACCGCGCTGGGGCTGCCCGCGCTGATCGGCATGCTGATGCTGATCGGCATCGTGGTGACCAACGCGATCGTGCTGATCGACCTGGTCAACCAGTACCGCGACGAGGGCATGGGCGTGGCTGAGGCGGTGGTCGAGGGCGGCAGGCGGCGGCTGCGGCCGATCCTGATGACCGCGGCGGCGACCATCTTCGCGCTGGTGCCGATGGCGCTCGGGCTGACCGGGCAGGGCGGCTTCATCGGGCAGCCGCTGGCGATCGTGGTGATCGGCGGCCTGGTCAGCTCGACGGTGCTGACGCTGGTACTGGTGCCGACGCTGTACACCATGGTCGAGGGCGGCAAGGAACGGCGGCGCGCGAAGAAGGCGCCCCGCACCGAGGCACCCGAACTGGCGGGCGCCCACTAG
- a CDS encoding DEAD/DEAH box helicase translates to MSETAQHDRAAAGFSAPPPGQDTTARPLRAWQRRALTKYLTTKPKDFLAVATPGAGKTVFGLRIAAELLSDRTVEAVTIVTPTEHLKHQWAASAAAAGIAIDSNFRNTTGVTSSDYRGVAVTYAQVAAHPTMHRVRTENRKTLVILDEIHHGGDAKSWGDAVREAFTPAVRRLALTGTPFRSDDSPIPFITYEPDGEGAMRSRADHAYGYSDALADGVVRPVVFLAYSGEASWRTSAGDEFTARLGEPLTAEQNARAWRTALDPAGEWVPAVLQAADTRLSQVRTTMPDAGGLVIATDQDSARAYAKILQRISGEAPAVVLSDDPKASARIGEFSESTDRWLVAVRMVSEGVDVPRLAVGVYATSASTPLFFAQAIGRFVRARRPGETASVFVPSVPVLLELASELEVQRDHVLGKPHREKDGWDDELLVAANRTEDEPGEEEKAFTSLGASAELDQVIYDGNSFGTAVFSGSDEEQEYLGLPGLLEPDQVRALLRKRQEEQLADEKRRKPKVEAAPPEPKPRTVAERLGALRKELNALVGMYHHRTGKSHGQIHNELRAACGGPPTAMATLEQLEERVVTLRSW, encoded by the coding sequence TTGTCGGAGACGGCCCAGCACGATCGGGCGGCCGCCGGTTTCAGTGCTCCGCCGCCCGGCCAGGACACCACGGCCCGGCCGCTGCGTGCCTGGCAGCGACGCGCGCTCACCAAGTACCTGACGACCAAGCCCAAGGACTTCCTCGCCGTGGCGACGCCCGGTGCCGGCAAGACCGTCTTCGGCCTGCGCATCGCCGCCGAGCTGCTGTCCGACCGCACCGTCGAGGCGGTCACCATCGTCACGCCCACCGAGCACCTCAAGCACCAGTGGGCGGCCTCGGCCGCGGCGGCGGGCATCGCGATCGACTCGAACTTCCGCAACACCACCGGCGTGACCTCGTCGGACTACCGCGGCGTCGCGGTCACCTACGCGCAGGTCGCCGCGCACCCGACGATGCACCGGGTGCGCACCGAGAACCGCAAGACGCTGGTCATCCTGGACGAGATCCACCACGGCGGGGACGCCAAGTCCTGGGGTGACGCGGTCCGCGAGGCGTTCACGCCCGCGGTGCGCAGGCTCGCGCTGACCGGGACGCCGTTCCGCAGCGACGACTCGCCGATCCCGTTCATCACCTACGAGCCCGACGGCGAAGGCGCCATGCGCAGCCGCGCCGACCACGCCTACGGCTACTCCGACGCGCTCGCCGACGGCGTGGTGCGGCCGGTGGTCTTCCTCGCCTACTCGGGGGAGGCGTCGTGGCGCACCAGCGCGGGTGACGAGTTCACCGCGCGCCTCGGCGAGCCGCTGACCGCCGAGCAGAACGCCCGCGCCTGGCGCACCGCGCTCGACCCGGCCGGTGAGTGGGTGCCCGCGGTGCTGCAGGCCGCCGACACCCGGCTGAGCCAGGTCCGCACCACCATGCCCGACGCCGGTGGCCTGGTCATCGCCACCGACCAGGATTCCGCCCGCGCCTACGCGAAGATCCTGCAGCGGATCTCGGGGGAGGCGCCCGCGGTGGTGCTCTCCGACGATCCGAAGGCCTCCGCGCGCATCGGCGAGTTCTCCGAGTCGACCGATCGCTGGCTGGTCGCGGTCCGCATGGTGTCCGAGGGCGTGGACGTGCCGCGGCTGGCGGTCGGGGTGTACGCGACGAGCGCGTCGACGCCGCTGTTCTTCGCGCAGGCGATCGGCCGGTTCGTGCGTGCCCGCCGCCCCGGCGAGACGGCGAGCGTTTTTGTGCCGAGCGTGCCGGTGCTGCTGGAGCTGGCCAGCGAGCTGGAGGTCCAGCGCGACCACGTGCTCGGCAAGCCGCATCGGGAGAAGGACGGCTGGGACGACGAGCTGCTGGTCGCCGCCAACCGCACCGAGGACGAGCCGGGCGAGGAGGAGAAGGCGTTCACCTCGCTGGGTGCCTCCGCCGAGCTGGACCAGGTGATCTACGACGGCAACTCGTTCGGCACCGCGGTGTTCTCCGGTTCCGACGAGGAGCAGGAGTACCTGGGGCTGCCGGGCCTGCTGGAGCCGGACCAGGTGCGCGCGCTGCTGCGCAAGCGCCAGGAGGAACAGCTCGCCGACGAAAAGCGGCGCAAGCCGAAGGTCGAAGCCGCCCCGCCGGAACCCAAGCCCCGCACGGTGGCCGAGCGCCTCGGCGCGCTGCGGAAGGAACTGAACGCGCTGGTCGGCATGTACCACCACCGCACCGGGAAGTCGCACGGCCAGATCCACAACGAGCTGCGTGCCGCGTGCGGTGGCCCGCCCACCGCCATGGCCACGCTGGAACAGCTGGAAGAACGCGTCGTCACCCTGCGCTCCTGGTAA